A region from the Indicator indicator isolate 239-I01 chromosome 4, UM_Iind_1.1, whole genome shotgun sequence genome encodes:
- the MADD gene encoding MAP kinase-activating death domain protein isoform X5 produces the protein MVQKKKICPRLLDYLVIIGARQPSSDSVAQTPELLRRYPLEDHVDFPLPPDVVFFCQPEGCLSVRQKRMSFRDDTSFVFTLTDKDTGVIRYGICVNFYRSFQKRVPKEKAEGTGSHRARDGQKVPKSGDASVPQEEAGTESSESGSSLQAPSTESTPDVNRSPCSKRLAKGSHRSRNSTLTSLCILSHYPFFSTFRECLYTLKRLVDCCSERLLGKKLGIPRGVQRDTMWRIFTGSLLVEEKSSALLHDLREIEAWIYRLLRSPMPVAGQKRVDVEVLPHELQPALTFALPDPSRFNLVDFPLHLPLELLGVDACLQVLTCILLEHKVVLQSRDYNALSMSVMAFVAMIYPLEYMFPVIPLLPTCMASAEQLLLAPTPYIIGVPASFFLYKLDFKMPDDVWLIDLDTNRVIVPTNAESLPALPEPEASELKKHLKQALASMSLNTQPILNLEKFHEGQEVPLLLGKPQNDLQSTPSTEFNPLIYGNDVDSVDVATRVAMVRFFNSPNVLQGFQMHTRTLRLFPRPVVAFQANSFLASRPKQTPFADKLSRTQAVEYFGEWSLNPTNYAFQRIHNNTFDPALIGDKPKWYAHQLQPIHYRVYDSNSQLAEALNVPAEKETDSDPTDDSGSDSVDYDDSSSSYSSLGDFVSEMMKCDINGDTPNVDPLTHAALGDASEVEFDDFQEYSGDLDEQAMDSENSQENNQPRSSSSTTASSSPSTVIHGVNHESADSAETEEKLVAAFSNHLPSLPLQPSFPRLSLDRRDSDSAAGSMSSSEGVVRKQEYDNPYFEPQYGFPAEDEDDEQEESYTPRFNQNLGGSRSQKLLRPNSLKLANDSDADSDSRASSPNSTVSNNSSEGFGGIMSFASSLYRNHSTSFSLSNLALPTKVGRDKNTPFPSLKVFGLNTIMEIITEAGPVSNEGNRRALVDQKSSVIKHSPTVKRESPSPQGRTSNSSENQQFLKEVVHNVLDGQGVGWLNMKRVRRLLESEQLRVFVLSKLNRTVQSEEDARQDVIQDVEISRKVYKGMLDLLKCTVLSLEQSYANAGLGGMASVFSLLEIAHTHYYNKEPEKRKRSPTDGSVTPVGKDSASSPRVEPKPAVHLPVPQLMPKAASPTGKGPREFDTRSLKEENFIASIGPEGVKHFDLGETDEKKSQISADSGLSLASGSQKSDFDLLPSGAPAVMVRSTSQDSEVSTVVSNSSGETLGADSDLSSNAGDGPSLENGGNLTGSRGTVSDSEIETNSATNSIFAKSHNLKQSVKDSKGSTPGRGPEDGNQRVYLYEGLLGRDKGSVWDQLEDAAMETFSMSKERSTLWDQMQFWEDAFLDAVMLEREGMGMDQGPQEMIDRYLSLGEHDRKRLEDDEDRLLATLLHNMIAYMLMIKVNKNDIRKKVRRLMGKSHIGLVHSQQINDVLDKLANLSGRELPVRPSGSRHIKKQTFVVHAGTDTTGDIFFMEVCDDCIVLRSNIGTVYERWWYEKLINMTYCPKTKVLCLWRRNGQETQLNKFYTKKCRELYYCVKDSMERAAARQQSIKPGPELGGEFPVQDMKTGEGGLLQVTLEGINLKFMHSQERKVFIELNHIKKCNTVRGVFVLEEFVPETKEVVSHKYKTPMAHEICYSVLCLFSYVAAIRGREAENKSKPPRPVSS, from the exons ATggtgcagaaaaagaaaatctgcccTCGGTTACTCGACTATCTTGTGATCATTGGAGCCAG GCAGCCAAGTAGTGATAGTGTTGCTCAGACTCCTGAACTGCTGAGACGTTACCCTCTAGAAGACCACGTGGACTTCCCTCTGCCACCTGATGTTGTGTTCTTCTGCCAACCAGAAGGATGTCTGAGCGTGCGGCAAAAACGCATGAGCTTCCGTGACGACACTTCCTTCGTCTTTACGCTCACGGACAAGGATACAGGCGTGATTCGCTATGGAATCTGTGTCAACTTCTACCGCTCCTTCCAGAAGCGAGTAcccaaggagaaggctgaaggcaCAGGGAGTCATCGAGCTCGGGATGGACAGAAAGTCCCCAAATCTGGGGATGCATCTGTACCCCAAGAGGAAGCGGGCACTGAGAGTTCAGAGAGTGGTTCTTCACTGCAGGCTCCAAGTACGGAGTCTACACCAGATGTGAATCGATCACCGTGCAGTAAGCGTCTAGCCAAAGGCAGCCATCGCTCTCGGAACAGCACTCTGACTTCTCTGTGCATCCTTAGTCATTATCCCTTCTTTTCCACCTTTCGTGAATGTCTGTACACCCTCAAGAGACTTGTGGACTGCTGTAGTGAGAGATTGTTGGGCAAGAAGTTGGGGATTCCTCGTGGGGTGCAGAG GGATACAATGTGGCGGATTTTCACAGGCTCCCTGCTGGTGGAAGAGAAGTCCAGTGCATTGCTACATGACTTGCGGGAGATTGAGGCCTGGATATACCGGCTGCTCCGTTCACCCATGCCTGTTGCTGGTCAGAAGCGGGTGGATGTTGAAGTCTTGCCACATGAGTTGCAGCCAGCTTTGACCTTTGCTCTTCCTGATCCGTCCCGCTTCAACTTGGTGGATTTTCCGTTACACCTGCCTTTGGAGTTGTTGGGAGTGGATGCCTGCCTGCAGGTGCTGACCTGCATCCTTCTGGAGCACAAG GTTGTATTACAGTCCCGAGATTATAATGCACTCTCAATGTCTGTGATGGCCTTTGTGGCTATGATCTACCCTTTAGAGTACATGTTCCCAGTGatccctctgcttcccacctGCATGGCCTCTGCAGAACAG TTGCTTCTAGCCCCTACACCTTATATCATTGGTGTTCCAGCAAGTTTCTTCCTTTACAAATTGGATTTTAAGATGCCTGATGATGTGTGGCTTATTGACCTGGATACCAACAGG GTGATTGTTCCCACAAATGCAGAATCcttgccagcactgccagaaccAGAAGCTTCAGAGCTGAAAAAGCATCTGAAACAG GCACTGGCCAGTATGAGTCTGAATACTCAGCCCATTCTTAATCTAGAGAAGTTCCATGAGGGGCAGGAGGTGCCGCTACTGctgggaaaaccacagaatgaTTTGCAGTCTACTCCTTCTACAGAATTCAACCCTCTGATCTATGGCAATGATGTAGACTCAGTGGATGTGGCCACCAG ggTTGCTATGGTGAGATTCTTCAACTCACCAAATGTTTTACAAGGTTTCCAGATGCATACTCGCACTCTTCGTCTCTTCCCACGACCAGTGGTGGCATTCCAGGCAAATTCTTTTCTTGCCTCTAGACCGAAGCAGACACCTTTTGCAGATAAGCTTTCCAGGACTCAGGCAGTAGAATATTTTGGAGAATGGTCACTCAACCCTACTAACTATGCCTTCCAAAGAATTCATAACA ACAcgtttgacccagcactgattgGTGACAAACCAAAGTGGTATGCTCACCAGCTGCAGCCCATCCACTATCGTGTCTATGACAGTAATTCACAGCTGGCTGAAGCACTGAAtgtcccagcagagaaagaaacagattCTGACCCCACTGATGACAG TGGCAGTGACAGTGTTGACTATGACGACTCGAGTTCCTCCTACTCCTCCCTCGGGGACTTTGTCAGTGAGATGATGAAATGCGACATTAATGGTGATACCCCAA ATGTTGACCCCCTGACTCATGCAGCTCTTGGTGATGCTAGTGAAGTGGAATTTGATGATTTTCAAGAATATTCAGGGGACCTGGATGAACAGGCCATGGACAGTGAAAACTCCCAAGAGAACAACCAGCCTCGTTCAAGTTCCAGTACTACAGCCAGtagcagccccagcactgtcATCCATGGAGTGAATCAT GAGTCAGCAGATtcagcagaaacagaagagaagtTGGTTGCTGCATTTTCAAACCATCTCCCTTCCTTGCCACTGCAACCAAGCTTTCCCAGGTTAAGCTTGGATCGTCGTGACAGTGACAGTGCGGCTGGCAGCATGAGCTCCTCAGAAGGGGTGGTGAGGAAGCAAGAGTATGACAATCCATACTTTGAACCACAGTATGGTTTTCCTGCAgaggatgaagatgatgagcAGGAAGAAAGCTACACCCCGAGATTTAACCAGAATCTCGGTGGAAGCAG GTCTCAGAAGTTACTCCGACCAAACAGTTTAAAACTGGCCAATGATTCTGATGCAGATTCAGATTCCAGGGCCAGCTCTCCAAACTCTACTGTCTCCAATAACAGCAGTGAAGGTTTTGGGGGCATCATGTCTTTTGCAA GCAGCCTGTACAGAAACCACAGCACAAGTTTCAGTCTGTCCAACTTAGCCCTACCAACCAAAGTTGGGAGAGACAAGAATACTCCCTTTCCCAGTCTGAAAG TATTTGGGTTAAATACTATAATGGAGATTATTACTGAAGCTGGCCCAGTAAGCAATGAAG GAAACAGGCGAGCCCTTGTGGATCAAAAGTCTTCAGTCATTAAGCACAGCCCAACGGTGAAGAGAGAATCTCCATCGCCTCAGGGACGAACTAGCAATTCCAG TGAGAACCAGCAGTTCCTGAAGGAGGTGGTACACAATGTTCTAGATGGACAAGGTGTTGGCTGGCTAAACATGAAGAGAGTCCGACGTCTGTTGGAGAGTGAGCAGCTCCGTGTCTTTGTGCTAAGCAAGCTGAATCGCACGGTCCAGTCTGAAGAAGATGCTCGACAGGATGTCATACAGGATGTG GAAATCAGCCGCAAGGTCTATAAGGGCATGCTGGACCTGCTGAAGTGCACTgtgttgagcctggagcagTCCTATGCAAATGCTGGCCTGGGAGGCATGGCCAGTGTTTTTAGTCTGCTGGAGATAGCACATACTCACTATTACAACAAAG aaccagaaaaaagaaaacggAGTCCAACAGATGGATCTGTCACTCCAGTTGGAAAGGATTCTGCATCCTCCCCAAGAGTGGAGCCAAAACCTGCAGTGCATCTGCCAGTACCTCAGCTGATGCCAAAAGCAGCAAGCCCTACAGGCAAAGGGCCAAGGGAGTTTGACACAAGGagtttaaaggaagaaaattttattGCTTCCATTG gaCCAGAAGGTGTGAAACACTTTGATTTGGGAGAAAcggatgaaaaaaaatcccaaatcagTGCAGACAGTGGCCTTAGTTTGGCTTCAGGGTCTCAG AAGAGTGATTTCGATTTGCTGCCCAGCGGAGCACCAGCAGTTATGGTCCGAAGTACAAGCCAGGATTCTGAAGTTAGCACAGTG GTTAGTAACAGTTCTGGAGAGACATTAGGAGCAGACAGTGACTTGAGTAGCAATGCTGGTGATGGCCCAAGTTTGGAAAATGGTGGCAATTTGACAGGATCCAGAGGCACTGTGTCAGACAGTGAAATTGAGACAAACTCTGCTACTAACTCTATCTTT GCAAAGTCTCACAATCTGAAGCAGAGTGTGAAGGACAGCAAAGGCAGTACTCCAGGAAGAGGTCCAGAGGATGGGAACCAACGTGTCTATCTCTATGAAGGACTTTTgg GTAGGGATAAAGGATCTGTCTGGGACCAGTTAGAGGATGCTGCAATGGAAACCTTCTCTATGA GCAAAGAGCGTTCAACTTTATGGGACCAGATGCAGTTCTGGGAAGATGCTTTTTTGGATGCCGTGATGTTAGAGAGAGAAGGAATGGGGATGGACCAGGGACCTCAGGAAATGATAGACAG GTATCTTTCCCTGGGAGAACATGATCGAAAGCGTTTGGAGGATGATGAGGACCGCTTGTTGGCTACACTGCTGCATAATATGATTGCTTATATGCTTATGATAAAG GTGAACAAGAatgacattaggaaaaaggTACGTCGTCTAATGGGAAAATCACATATTGGATTGGTGCACAGCCAGCAAATCAATGATGTCCTGGACAAACTTGCCAATCTG AGTGGACGTGAGCTTCCTGTGAGACCCAGTGGCAGTCGTCACATCAAGAAGCAGACTTTTGTGGTACATGCTGGGACAGACACAACAGGAGACATATTTTTCATGGAG GTATGTGATGATTGCATTGTGCTGAGAAGCAACATCGGAACTGTGTATGAACGTTGGTGGTATGAGAAACTCATCAACATGACTTACTGTCCCAAAACAAAAGTGCTGTGCCTTTGGAGGAGGAATGGTCAGGAAACACAACTGAACAAGTTCTACACAAAGAAG TGTCGGGAATTATACTACTGTGTAAAAGACAGtatggagagagcagcagcaagacagCAAAGCATTAAACCAG GTCCTGAGTTGGGTGGTGAGTTTCCTGTGCAAGATATGAAAACTGGTGAAGGAGGTCTTCTTCAGGTCACACTGGAAGGAATTAACCTGAAGTTTATGCACAGTCAG
- the MADD gene encoding MAP kinase-activating death domain protein isoform X16, with protein MVQKKKICPRLLDYLVIIGARQPSSDSVAQTPELLRRYPLEDHVDFPLPPDVVFFCQPEGCLSVRQKRMSFRDDTSFVFTLTDKDTGVIRYGICVNFYRSFQKRVPKEKAEGTGSHRARDGQKVPKSGDASVPQEEAGTESSESGSSLQAPSTESTPDVNRSPCSKRLAKGSHRSRNSTLTSLCILSHYPFFSTFRECLYTLKRLVDCCSERLLGKKLGIPRGVQRDTMWRIFTGSLLVEEKSSALLHDLREIEAWIYRLLRSPMPVAGQKRVDVEVLPHELQPALTFALPDPSRFNLVDFPLHLPLELLGVDACLQVLTCILLEHKVVLQSRDYNALSMSVMAFVAMIYPLEYMFPVIPLLPTCMASAEQLLLAPTPYIIGVPASFFLYKLDFKMPDDVWLIDLDTNRVIVPTNAESLPALPEPEASELKKHLKQALASMSLNTQPILNLEKFHEGQEVPLLLGKPQNDLQSTPSTEFNPLIYGNDVDSVDVATRVAMVRFFNSPNVLQGFQMHTRTLRLFPRPVVAFQANSFLASRPKQTPFADKLSRTQAVEYFGEWSLNPTNYAFQRIHNNTFDPALIGDKPKWYAHQLQPIHYRVYDSNSQLAEALNVPAEKETDSDPTDDSGSDSVDYDDSSSSYSSLGDFVSEMMKCDINGDTPNVDPLTHAALGDASEVEFDDFQEYSGDLDEQAMDSENSQENNQPRSSSSTTASSSPSTVIHGVNHESADSAETEEKLVAAFSNHLPSLPLQPSFPRLSLDRRDSDSAAGSMSSSEGVVRKQEYDNPYFEPQYGFPAEDEDDEQEESYTPRFNQNLGGSRSQKLLRPNSLKLANDSDADSDSRASSPNSTVSNNSSEGFGGIMSFARNRRALVDQKSSVIKHSPTVKRESPSPQGRTSNSSENQQFLKEVVHNVLDGQGVGWLNMKRVRRLLESEQLRVFVLSKLNRTVQSEEDARQDVIQDVEISRKVYKGMLDLLKCTVLSLEQSYANAGLGGMASVFSLLEIAHTHYYNKEPEKRKRSPTDGSVTPVGKDSASSPRVEPKPAVHLPVPQLMPKAASPTGKGPREFDTRSLKEENFIASIELWNKHQEVKKQKALEKTRPEGVKHFDLGETDEKKSQISADSGLSLASGSQKSDFDLLPSGAPAVMVRSTSQDSEVSNSSGETLGADSDLSSNAGDGPSLENGGNLTGSRGTVSDSEIETNSATNSIFAKSHNLKQSVKDSKGSTPGRGPEDGNQRVYLYEGLLGRDKGSVWDQLEDAAMETFSMSKERSTLWDQMQFWEDAFLDAVMLEREGMGMDQGPQEMIDRYLSLGEHDRKRLEDDEDRLLATLLHNMIAYMLMIKVNKNDIRKKVRRLMGKSHIGLVHSQQINDVLDKLANLSGRELPVRPSGSRHIKKQTFVVHAGTDTTGDIFFMEVCDDCIVLRSNIGTVYERWWYEKLINMTYCPKTKVLCLWRRNGQETQLNKFYTKKCRELYYCVKDSMERAAARQQSIKPGPELGGEFPVQDMKTGEGGLLQVTLEGINLKFMHSQERKVFIELNHIKKCNTVRGVFVLEEFVPETKEVVSHKYKTPMAHEICYSVLCLFSYVAAIRGREAENKSKPPRPVSS; from the exons ATggtgcagaaaaagaaaatctgcccTCGGTTACTCGACTATCTTGTGATCATTGGAGCCAG GCAGCCAAGTAGTGATAGTGTTGCTCAGACTCCTGAACTGCTGAGACGTTACCCTCTAGAAGACCACGTGGACTTCCCTCTGCCACCTGATGTTGTGTTCTTCTGCCAACCAGAAGGATGTCTGAGCGTGCGGCAAAAACGCATGAGCTTCCGTGACGACACTTCCTTCGTCTTTACGCTCACGGACAAGGATACAGGCGTGATTCGCTATGGAATCTGTGTCAACTTCTACCGCTCCTTCCAGAAGCGAGTAcccaaggagaaggctgaaggcaCAGGGAGTCATCGAGCTCGGGATGGACAGAAAGTCCCCAAATCTGGGGATGCATCTGTACCCCAAGAGGAAGCGGGCACTGAGAGTTCAGAGAGTGGTTCTTCACTGCAGGCTCCAAGTACGGAGTCTACACCAGATGTGAATCGATCACCGTGCAGTAAGCGTCTAGCCAAAGGCAGCCATCGCTCTCGGAACAGCACTCTGACTTCTCTGTGCATCCTTAGTCATTATCCCTTCTTTTCCACCTTTCGTGAATGTCTGTACACCCTCAAGAGACTTGTGGACTGCTGTAGTGAGAGATTGTTGGGCAAGAAGTTGGGGATTCCTCGTGGGGTGCAGAG GGATACAATGTGGCGGATTTTCACAGGCTCCCTGCTGGTGGAAGAGAAGTCCAGTGCATTGCTACATGACTTGCGGGAGATTGAGGCCTGGATATACCGGCTGCTCCGTTCACCCATGCCTGTTGCTGGTCAGAAGCGGGTGGATGTTGAAGTCTTGCCACATGAGTTGCAGCCAGCTTTGACCTTTGCTCTTCCTGATCCGTCCCGCTTCAACTTGGTGGATTTTCCGTTACACCTGCCTTTGGAGTTGTTGGGAGTGGATGCCTGCCTGCAGGTGCTGACCTGCATCCTTCTGGAGCACAAG GTTGTATTACAGTCCCGAGATTATAATGCACTCTCAATGTCTGTGATGGCCTTTGTGGCTATGATCTACCCTTTAGAGTACATGTTCCCAGTGatccctctgcttcccacctGCATGGCCTCTGCAGAACAG TTGCTTCTAGCCCCTACACCTTATATCATTGGTGTTCCAGCAAGTTTCTTCCTTTACAAATTGGATTTTAAGATGCCTGATGATGTGTGGCTTATTGACCTGGATACCAACAGG GTGATTGTTCCCACAAATGCAGAATCcttgccagcactgccagaaccAGAAGCTTCAGAGCTGAAAAAGCATCTGAAACAG GCACTGGCCAGTATGAGTCTGAATACTCAGCCCATTCTTAATCTAGAGAAGTTCCATGAGGGGCAGGAGGTGCCGCTACTGctgggaaaaccacagaatgaTTTGCAGTCTACTCCTTCTACAGAATTCAACCCTCTGATCTATGGCAATGATGTAGACTCAGTGGATGTGGCCACCAG ggTTGCTATGGTGAGATTCTTCAACTCACCAAATGTTTTACAAGGTTTCCAGATGCATACTCGCACTCTTCGTCTCTTCCCACGACCAGTGGTGGCATTCCAGGCAAATTCTTTTCTTGCCTCTAGACCGAAGCAGACACCTTTTGCAGATAAGCTTTCCAGGACTCAGGCAGTAGAATATTTTGGAGAATGGTCACTCAACCCTACTAACTATGCCTTCCAAAGAATTCATAACA ACAcgtttgacccagcactgattgGTGACAAACCAAAGTGGTATGCTCACCAGCTGCAGCCCATCCACTATCGTGTCTATGACAGTAATTCACAGCTGGCTGAAGCACTGAAtgtcccagcagagaaagaaacagattCTGACCCCACTGATGACAG TGGCAGTGACAGTGTTGACTATGACGACTCGAGTTCCTCCTACTCCTCCCTCGGGGACTTTGTCAGTGAGATGATGAAATGCGACATTAATGGTGATACCCCAA ATGTTGACCCCCTGACTCATGCAGCTCTTGGTGATGCTAGTGAAGTGGAATTTGATGATTTTCAAGAATATTCAGGGGACCTGGATGAACAGGCCATGGACAGTGAAAACTCCCAAGAGAACAACCAGCCTCGTTCAAGTTCCAGTACTACAGCCAGtagcagccccagcactgtcATCCATGGAGTGAATCAT GAGTCAGCAGATtcagcagaaacagaagagaagtTGGTTGCTGCATTTTCAAACCATCTCCCTTCCTTGCCACTGCAACCAAGCTTTCCCAGGTTAAGCTTGGATCGTCGTGACAGTGACAGTGCGGCTGGCAGCATGAGCTCCTCAGAAGGGGTGGTGAGGAAGCAAGAGTATGACAATCCATACTTTGAACCACAGTATGGTTTTCCTGCAgaggatgaagatgatgagcAGGAAGAAAGCTACACCCCGAGATTTAACCAGAATCTCGGTGGAAGCAG GTCTCAGAAGTTACTCCGACCAAACAGTTTAAAACTGGCCAATGATTCTGATGCAGATTCAGATTCCAGGGCCAGCTCTCCAAACTCTACTGTCTCCAATAACAGCAGTGAAGGTTTTGGGGGCATCATGTCTTTTGCAA GAAACAGGCGAGCCCTTGTGGATCAAAAGTCTTCAGTCATTAAGCACAGCCCAACGGTGAAGAGAGAATCTCCATCGCCTCAGGGACGAACTAGCAATTCCAG TGAGAACCAGCAGTTCCTGAAGGAGGTGGTACACAATGTTCTAGATGGACAAGGTGTTGGCTGGCTAAACATGAAGAGAGTCCGACGTCTGTTGGAGAGTGAGCAGCTCCGTGTCTTTGTGCTAAGCAAGCTGAATCGCACGGTCCAGTCTGAAGAAGATGCTCGACAGGATGTCATACAGGATGTG GAAATCAGCCGCAAGGTCTATAAGGGCATGCTGGACCTGCTGAAGTGCACTgtgttgagcctggagcagTCCTATGCAAATGCTGGCCTGGGAGGCATGGCCAGTGTTTTTAGTCTGCTGGAGATAGCACATACTCACTATTACAACAAAG aaccagaaaaaagaaaacggAGTCCAACAGATGGATCTGTCACTCCAGTTGGAAAGGATTCTGCATCCTCCCCAAGAGTGGAGCCAAAACCTGCAGTGCATCTGCCAGTACCTCAGCTGATGCCAAAAGCAGCAAGCCCTACAGGCAAAGGGCCAAGGGAGTTTGACACAAGGagtttaaaggaagaaaattttattGCTTCCATTG AATTGTGGAACAAGCACCAGGaagtgaaaaagcaaaaagctttggaaaaaacga gaCCAGAAGGTGTGAAACACTTTGATTTGGGAGAAAcggatgaaaaaaaatcccaaatcagTGCAGACAGTGGCCTTAGTTTGGCTTCAGGGTCTCAG AAGAGTGATTTCGATTTGCTGCCCAGCGGAGCACCAGCAGTTATGGTCCGAAGTACAAGCCAGGATTCTGAA GTTAGTAACAGTTCTGGAGAGACATTAGGAGCAGACAGTGACTTGAGTAGCAATGCTGGTGATGGCCCAAGTTTGGAAAATGGTGGCAATTTGACAGGATCCAGAGGCACTGTGTCAGACAGTGAAATTGAGACAAACTCTGCTACTAACTCTATCTTT GCAAAGTCTCACAATCTGAAGCAGAGTGTGAAGGACAGCAAAGGCAGTACTCCAGGAAGAGGTCCAGAGGATGGGAACCAACGTGTCTATCTCTATGAAGGACTTTTgg GTAGGGATAAAGGATCTGTCTGGGACCAGTTAGAGGATGCTGCAATGGAAACCTTCTCTATGA GCAAAGAGCGTTCAACTTTATGGGACCAGATGCAGTTCTGGGAAGATGCTTTTTTGGATGCCGTGATGTTAGAGAGAGAAGGAATGGGGATGGACCAGGGACCTCAGGAAATGATAGACAG GTATCTTTCCCTGGGAGAACATGATCGAAAGCGTTTGGAGGATGATGAGGACCGCTTGTTGGCTACACTGCTGCATAATATGATTGCTTATATGCTTATGATAAAG GTGAACAAGAatgacattaggaaaaaggTACGTCGTCTAATGGGAAAATCACATATTGGATTGGTGCACAGCCAGCAAATCAATGATGTCCTGGACAAACTTGCCAATCTG AGTGGACGTGAGCTTCCTGTGAGACCCAGTGGCAGTCGTCACATCAAGAAGCAGACTTTTGTGGTACATGCTGGGACAGACACAACAGGAGACATATTTTTCATGGAG GTATGTGATGATTGCATTGTGCTGAGAAGCAACATCGGAACTGTGTATGAACGTTGGTGGTATGAGAAACTCATCAACATGACTTACTGTCCCAAAACAAAAGTGCTGTGCCTTTGGAGGAGGAATGGTCAGGAAACACAACTGAACAAGTTCTACACAAAGAAG TGTCGGGAATTATACTACTGTGTAAAAGACAGtatggagagagcagcagcaagacagCAAAGCATTAAACCAG GTCCTGAGTTGGGTGGTGAGTTTCCTGTGCAAGATATGAAAACTGGTGAAGGAGGTCTTCTTCAGGTCACACTGGAAGGAATTAACCTGAAGTTTATGCACAGTCAG